From one Drosophila subpulchrella strain 33 F10 #4 breed RU33 chromosome 3L, RU_Dsub_v1.1 Primary Assembly, whole genome shotgun sequence genomic stretch:
- the LOC119553689 gene encoding GPN-loop GTPase 2 — MLQRFPTQPTVENPRYGQLIIGPPGSGKTTYCAEALKFYRELGRQVGVVNLDPANENMSYEPVLSVMELITVEDCMEHLKLGPNGALMHCAEYLADHLEDWLLPALRKLGATHNYFLFDCPGQIELYTHHTAMARVFERLERERYSLVTVNLIDSHYCSEPAKFIATLLMALNTMLRMSLPHVNVLSKADLLRKHEAKLHFNVDYYTDVLDLKYLLDKLDDDPTMRKHRKLNAAICSMVEDYALVSFQLLDVFSTDSMLRLRNHIDKANGYVYKAGEEQTVNSLLACAVGAETEAARQQRDIQPYVE, encoded by the coding sequence ATGTTGCAAAGATTCCCGACGCAGCCGACGGTGGAGAATCCCCGCTACGGCCAGCTGATCATTGGACCTCCTGGCTCCGGAAAGACCACCTATTGCGCCGAAGCCTTGAAGTTCTACCGCGAACTGGGCCGCCAGGTGGGCGTTGTGAATCTGGACCCGGCCAACGAAAACATGTCCTACGAGCCGGTGCTCAGTGTGATGGAGCTAATCACCGTGGAGGATTGCATGGAGCACCTGAAGCTGGGTCCCAACGGAGCTCTGATGCACTGCGCCGAATATCTGGCCGATCACCTGGAGGATTGGCTGCTGCCGGCACTGCGCAAGCTGGGCGCCACCCACAACTACTTCCTGTTCGACTGCCCCGGGCAAATTGAGCTCTATACTCATCACACCGCCATGGCCCGGGTTTTCGAACGTTTGGAGCGGGAGCGATACAGCCTGGTCACCGTCAACCTTATCGATTCGCACTACTGCTCGGAGCCTGCCAAATTCATAGCCACCCTGCTGATGGCGTTAAATACCATGCTACGAATGAGTCTGCCCCACGTGAATGTCCTGTCCAAGGCCGATCTACTAAGGAAGCACGAGGCCAAGCTGCACTTCAACGTGGACTACTACACGGACGTCCTGGACCTCAAGTATCTGCTGGATAAGCTGGACGATGATCCCACCATGCGCAAACACCGCAAGCTGAATGCAGCCATCTGCTCCATGGTGGAGGACTACGCCCTCGTTTCGTTCCAACTGCTGGATGTCTTCAGTACGGACAGCATGCTGCGCCTCCGCAATCACATCGACAAGGCCAACGGTTACGTCTACAAGGCGGGGGAGGAGCAGACGGTCAACTCACTGCTGGCCTGCGCCGTGGGGGCAGAAACGGAGGCTGCTCGCCAGCAGCGCGACATCCAGCCGTATGTGGAGTAG
- the LOC119553690 gene encoding metaxin-2 isoform X2 codes for MTSQFLSQLHTADKLAAEPWPEDATLYQPYEAEQILLPENASCLAVKAYLKMCNLPFGIRSCANAEHMSPGGRMTKLPFIRAGAFIFAEFEPIVNFVEQKDLAIGSWQDEDEKADMRTYVSLVENIFTMAELYISFKNERVYKEVTAPRNGVVFPWPLNHMQNYGKRRNALRLLKVYQWDDLDIDSVIEKVAKCCETLEYKLKESPETPFFYGDQPCELDAIAFGHLFSILTTTLPNMALAQTVQKFKHLVEFCRFVDEKYFQTSK; via the exons atgacTTCCCAGTTCTTAAGCCAACTGCATACGGCCGACAAACTGGCCGCCGAGCCGTGGCCCGAAGATGCCACCCTCTACCAG CCCTATGAAGCGGAGCAAATCCTGCTGCCGGAGAACGCCAGTTGCCTGGCGGTGAAGGCTTACCTGAAGATGTGCAACCTGCCCTTTGGGATCCGTTCCTGCGCCAATGCGGAGCACATGTCTCCGGGCGGCAGGATGACCAAGTTGCCCTTCATCCGTGCTGGGGCATTCATCTTTGCGGAATTCGAACCGATTGTGAACTTTGTGGAGCAGAAGGACCTGGCCATTGGCAGCTGGCAGGATGAGGACGAGAAGGCCGATATGCGCACCTATGTGTCCCTGGTGGAGAACATCTTCACCATGGCGGAGCTGTACATCAGCTTCAAGAATGAGCGCGTGTACAAGGAGGTGACCGCTCCCAGGAACGGCGTCGTCTTTCCCTGGCCCCTCAACCACATGCAGAACTATGGAAAGCGGCGGAACGCTCTGCGTTTGCTTAAGGTCTACCAGTGGGACGACTTGGACATCGACAGCGTCATCGAGAAGGTGGCCAAGTGCTGCGAGACCCTCGAGTACAAGCTGAAAGAGTCGCCCGAAACGCCCTTCTTCTACGGCGATCAGCCCTGCGAACTGGATGCCATCGCCTTTGGACACCTCTTCAGCATCCTCACCACCACGCTGCCCAACATGGCGCTGGCACAGACGGTGCAAAAGTTCAAGCACCTGGTCGAGTTCTGTCGCTTCGTCGATGAGAAATACTTTCAGACCAG CAAATAA
- the LOC119553690 gene encoding metaxin-2 isoform X1 has product MTSQFLSQLHTADKLAAEPWPEDATLYQPYEAEQILLPENASCLAVKAYLKMCNLPFGIRSCANAEHMSPGGRMTKLPFIRAGAFIFAEFEPIVNFVEQKDLAIGSWQDEDEKADMRTYVSLVENIFTMAELYISFKNERVYKEVTAPRNGVVFPWPLNHMQNYGKRRNALRLLKVYQWDDLDIDSVIEKVAKCCETLEYKLKESPETPFFYGDQPCELDAIAFGHLFSILTTTLPNMALAQTVQKFKHLVEFCRFVDEKYFQTRFL; this is encoded by the exons atgacTTCCCAGTTCTTAAGCCAACTGCATACGGCCGACAAACTGGCCGCCGAGCCGTGGCCCGAAGATGCCACCCTCTACCAG CCCTATGAAGCGGAGCAAATCCTGCTGCCGGAGAACGCCAGTTGCCTGGCGGTGAAGGCTTACCTGAAGATGTGCAACCTGCCCTTTGGGATCCGTTCCTGCGCCAATGCGGAGCACATGTCTCCGGGCGGCAGGATGACCAAGTTGCCCTTCATCCGTGCTGGGGCATTCATCTTTGCGGAATTCGAACCGATTGTGAACTTTGTGGAGCAGAAGGACCTGGCCATTGGCAGCTGGCAGGATGAGGACGAGAAGGCCGATATGCGCACCTATGTGTCCCTGGTGGAGAACATCTTCACCATGGCGGAGCTGTACATCAGCTTCAAGAATGAGCGCGTGTACAAGGAGGTGACCGCTCCCAGGAACGGCGTCGTCTTTCCCTGGCCCCTCAACCACATGCAGAACTATGGAAAGCGGCGGAACGCTCTGCGTTTGCTTAAGGTCTACCAGTGGGACGACTTGGACATCGACAGCGTCATCGAGAAGGTGGCCAAGTGCTGCGAGACCCTCGAGTACAAGCTGAAAGAGTCGCCCGAAACGCCCTTCTTCTACGGCGATCAGCCCTGCGAACTGGATGCCATCGCCTTTGGACACCTCTTCAGCATCCTCACCACCACGCTGCCCAACATGGCGCTGGCACAGACGGTGCAAAAGTTCAAGCACCTGGTCGAGTTCTGTCGCTTCGTCGATGAGAAATACTTTCAGACCAGGTTCCTCTAA
- the LOC119553688 gene encoding fibrinogen-like protein 1: MKPDNINNLSEKPRSCEDSTTENNSLSSDSDTEDTSWEANDQNRNIQGLRKVIKKYKTKINDLEMRLASEKKESHYKDELVKSLRMSIDLVVQNKDLNIKQMQKQIFELENALDLSKSQLSNKDKESSGSEKEKKHINFEGESHNNQNNIRDKVQIIKLERIVHKKNEQLEELNRKTQVCEANLSEKENHITQLESKIKNHEEKINELNEKLSEITLYNETCQIQSESRIFLSCTKIPSVKMVTLPDFEPFLADYEDIPCAGSGWMVIQRRIDGKLSFKQYENHYQNGFGDLGGELWLGLEKMHRLTANRRYELCIELVDFDDASAFARYDHFVVGSKEEKYALKSLGEYSGNAGDALRSHTNKAFLYSSEYYSWWYDTDCNLNGQYRKSQVMVGIASGIWWGRWNMGKHISLKSCKMLIRPKF, encoded by the exons ATGAAACCTGATAACATAAACAATCTCTCAGAGAAACCTCGATCATGTGAGGACTCAACCACTGAAAACAATTCG CTCAGCAGCGATTCTGATACTGAAGATACGAGTTGGGAGGCAAACGACCAAAACAGAAACATCCAAGGACTAAGgaaagttattaaaaaatataaaaccaaaataaatgatcTGGAAATGCGTTTGGCAAGTGAAAAAAAAgagtcccattataaggacgaATTAGTAAAGTCATTGCGCATGTCGATCGATCTGGTTGTTCAAAACAAAGACTTGAACATAAAGCAaatgcaaaaacaaattttcgaGCTGGAAAATGCGCTTGACTTGAGCAAGAGTCAGCTTTCAAATAAAGATAAGGAATCATCTGGCTCtgagaaagaaaaaaaacatatCAACTTTGAGGGGGAGTCCcataataaccaaaataacatcAGAGATAAAGTGCAAATCATAAAACTAGAGCGTATAGTTCATAAAAAGAATGAACAGCTCGAAGAATTAAATAGGAAAACCCAAGTATGTGAAGCCAATCTGTCAGAGAAGGAAAATCACATAACCCAGCTAGAGTCGAAAATCAAAAACCATGAAGAGAAGATAAACGAATTGAATGAAAAATTATCTGAGATCACCCTATATAACGAAACATGTCAAATCCAAAGTGAATCGCGTATATTTCTCAGCTGCACTAAAATTCCATCAGTAAAAATGGTAACGCTTCCTGATTTTGAGCCCTTCCTAGCAGATTATGAAGATATTCCCTGTGCTGGTTCTGGCTGGATGGTTATACAGCGCCGTATCGATGGAAAACTCTCGTTTAAACAATATGAAAACCACTATCAAAACGGTTTTGGTGATCTAGGAGGAGAATTATGGCTAGGCCTCGAAAAAATGCACAGGTTGACTGCAAATCGTAGGTATGAACTATGCATCGAACTAGTCGATTTTGACGATGCTAGTGCCTTTGCACGATATGATCACTTTGTTGTTGGAAGCAAGGAAGAGAAGTATGCTCTGAAGTCCCTGGGTGAATACTCTGGAAATGCAGGCGATGCTTTGCGGAGTCATACAAATAAAGCTTTTTTATATTCAAGTGAATATTATTCATGGTGGTACGATACAGATTg TAATTTGAATGGACAATACCGCAAGTCCCAAGTTATGGTGGGTATCGCCAGTGGAATATGGTGGGGTCGTTGGAATATGGGCAAACATATTTCGCTCAAATCGTGCAAAATGCTAATTAGGCCAAAATTCTGA
- the LOC119554591 gene encoding rho GDP-dissociation inhibitor 1 isoform X2 produces the protein MAETETKPHPEHHDEDVHDANYQAPPEKTIEEIMAADQEDESLRRYKEALLGAAQTEKIIVEPNDPRKVIVKKLALVVEGRDDMELDLTGDLTQLKKQLFVIKEGVQYKVRIDFIVQREIVHGLKYVQKTSRLGVNVDKMKHMVGSYPPKKEIQFYLTPAEEAPSGTFSRGTYSVSSVFTDDDKHIHLEWDWTFEIKKDWA, from the exons ATGGCCGAAACAGAGACGAAGCCCCATCCCGAGCACCACGATGAGGATGTCCACGATGCCAACTACCAGGCGCCGCCGGAAAAGACTATTGAGGAGATAATGGCCGCCGATCAGGAGGACGAGAGCTTGCGTCGCTATAAGGAGGCACTTTTGGGCGCCGCCCAGACCGAGAAAATTATTGTTG AACCTAATGATCCCCGAAAAGTGATCGTGAAAAAACTTGCCCTCGTCGTAGAAGGACGTGATGACATGGAATTGGATCTTACCGGTGACCTTACTCAGCTCAAAAAGCAG CTTTTTGTGATCAAAGAAGGTGTTCAGTACAAGGTGCGCATAGATTTTATTGTGCAACGTGAAATTGTCCATGGCCTTAAGTATGTGCAAAAGACTTCTCGCTTGGGAGTTAATG TTGACAAAATGAAGCATATGGTTGGCTCCTATCCGCCGAAGAaggaaattcaattttatttgacGCCCGCCGAGGAGGCTCCCTCAGGCACATTCTCCCGCGGCACCTACTCGGTCAGTTCGGTCTTCACGGATGACGACAAGCATATACACCTGGAGTGGGACTGGACCTTTGAGATTAAAAAGGACTGGGCCTAA
- the LOC119554591 gene encoding rho GDP-dissociation inhibitor 1 isoform X1 yields the protein MAETETKPHPEHHDEDVHDANYQAPPEKTIEEIMAADQEDESLRRYKEALLGAAQTEKIIVEPNDPRKVIVKKLALVVEGRDDMELDLTGDLTQLKKQLFVIKEGVQYKVRIDFIVQREIVHGLKYVQKTSRLGVNVVVDKMKHMVGSYPPKKEIQFYLTPAEEAPSGTFSRGTYSVSSVFTDDDKHIHLEWDWTFEIKKDWA from the exons ATGGCCGAAACAGAGACGAAGCCCCATCCCGAGCACCACGATGAGGATGTCCACGATGCCAACTACCAGGCGCCGCCGGAAAAGACTATTGAGGAGATAATGGCCGCCGATCAGGAGGACGAGAGCTTGCGTCGCTATAAGGAGGCACTTTTGGGCGCCGCCCAGACCGAGAAAATTATTGTTG AACCTAATGATCCCCGAAAAGTGATCGTGAAAAAACTTGCCCTCGTCGTAGAAGGACGTGATGACATGGAATTGGATCTTACCGGTGACCTTACTCAGCTCAAAAAGCAG CTTTTTGTGATCAAAGAAGGTGTTCAGTACAAGGTGCGCATAGATTTTATTGTGCAACGTGAAATTGTCCATGGCCTTAAGTATGTGCAAAAGACTTCTCGCTTGGGAGTTAATG TTGTGG TTGACAAAATGAAGCATATGGTTGGCTCCTATCCGCCGAAGAaggaaattcaattttatttgacGCCCGCCGAGGAGGCTCCCTCAGGCACATTCTCCCGCGGCACCTACTCGGTCAGTTCGGTCTTCACGGATGACGACAAGCATATACACCTGGAGTGGGACTGGACCTTTGAGATTAAAAAGGACTGGGCCTAA
- the LOC119554592 gene encoding uncharacterized protein LOC119554592 encodes MGKSWFDGTTLLLGFCGAVYILFFTFAIVTLVMC; translated from the coding sequence ATGGGAAAAAGCTGGTTTGATGGCACGACCCTATTGTTGGGGTTTTGCGGTGctgtttatattttgtttttcacatTTGCTATTGTCACCTTAGTCATGTGTTGA